One window of the Streptomyces sp. NBC_00259 genome contains the following:
- a CDS encoding dolichyl-phosphate beta-glucosyltransferase has protein sequence MTSANVSSAALAATSDPAVDLTVVVPAYNEEARLPLTLDAIREHLNADPGRWGTWELIVVDDGSTDGTARVAREAAAEDSRIQVVTCDRNRGKGHALRLGVLSSYGRRVLLTDADLATPIDELDRVDKQLTAEGGGAAIGSRAHPDSRIEVHQRPLREWLGRMGNRLIRAVAVPGVHDTQCGFKLFDGDKARAAFADSRIDGWGIDVEILSFFRRAGWRITEVPVRWAHRAGSKVRPVDYAKVLLELGRLKARTGRALTRSAGPGRGLRRADLAVLGLFLLASLLLYKNLWSDLDRGYLADSMQDQNQWEWFFAVTADNVAHLRNPLFTTLQGHPDGVNLMANTVMLGLSVPLAPVTLALGPTVTWALVLTLGLTATAYAWYRLIARHLVAGRAVRNRCAAALGAALCAFAPPMISHGNAHPNFLVLFMIPVIIDRALRLCEGRRVVRDGVLLGLFAAYQIFLGEEPLLLAAVGMLLFALSYAPARRDVARVAWRPLLSGLGIGVAVAVPLVAFPLWWQFFGPQSYTDVLHGDNTFNSPLSFLEFSGRSLLGDEARADLLAMNRTEQNAFYGWPLVAFTVAVVVRLWRLAVVRALAFTAVAAAFLSLGVHFRVPYTDIVLTGPWRWLADRPLFESVIESRMAMICAPALGMLVALAADRLLATPVRVNRLTGLAALAAALVPIAPTPYPVRERPEIPAFVADGMYREHLGPGETLVPVPLPDPGNAEALHWQSATGLGFRVPGGYFNGPWGPDRIGIYGASPRHTSNLLRDIRYGAPVPEIGANWRAQARADLEYWRAGVVVLPPQDNDGPLHEAVAKLLGSPGERIGGVWVWDLHTLDDDSDADSDSSARDG, from the coding sequence GTGACCTCCGCGAACGTCTCGAGCGCCGCCCTCGCGGCCACCTCCGACCCGGCCGTCGACCTCACCGTCGTCGTCCCGGCGTACAACGAGGAAGCCCGCCTGCCGCTCACCCTGGACGCGATCAGGGAGCATCTGAACGCCGACCCCGGCCGCTGGGGCACGTGGGAGCTGATCGTCGTCGACGACGGCTCGACGGACGGCACCGCGCGCGTCGCCCGGGAGGCGGCCGCCGAGGATTCCCGAATCCAGGTCGTCACCTGCGACCGCAACCGCGGCAAGGGCCATGCGCTGCGGCTCGGCGTCCTCTCCTCCTACGGCCGTCGCGTCCTGCTCACCGACGCCGACCTCGCCACCCCCATCGACGAACTGGACCGGGTCGACAAGCAGCTCACCGCGGAGGGCGGCGGCGCCGCCATCGGATCGCGCGCCCACCCCGACTCCCGTATCGAGGTGCACCAGCGCCCGCTGCGCGAATGGCTCGGACGCATGGGGAACCGGCTGATACGCGCGGTCGCCGTACCCGGTGTCCACGACACCCAGTGCGGCTTCAAGCTCTTCGACGGCGACAAGGCGCGGGCCGCCTTCGCCGACTCACGCATCGACGGCTGGGGGATCGACGTCGAGATCCTCAGCTTCTTCCGGCGGGCGGGCTGGCGGATCACGGAAGTCCCGGTGCGCTGGGCGCACCGCGCCGGTTCCAAGGTGCGGCCGGTGGACTACGCGAAGGTGCTGCTGGAGCTCGGACGCCTCAAGGCGCGCACGGGCCGAGCGCTCACCCGATCCGCGGGACCGGGGCGTGGCCTGCGACGCGCGGACCTCGCCGTCCTCGGCCTCTTCCTCCTCGCCTCCCTCCTCCTCTACAAGAACCTCTGGTCCGACCTGGACCGCGGCTATCTCGCCGACTCGATGCAGGACCAGAACCAGTGGGAGTGGTTCTTCGCGGTCACCGCGGACAACGTGGCCCATCTGCGCAACCCGCTCTTCACGACCCTCCAGGGGCATCCCGACGGCGTGAACCTGATGGCGAACACGGTGATGCTGGGACTGTCCGTCCCGCTCGCCCCCGTCACCCTCGCCCTCGGCCCGACCGTCACCTGGGCCCTCGTCCTCACGCTCGGCCTGACGGCGACGGCGTACGCCTGGTACCGGCTGATCGCCCGGCACCTCGTCGCCGGCCGGGCCGTGCGCAACCGCTGTGCGGCCGCACTCGGGGCCGCGCTCTGCGCCTTCGCGCCGCCGATGATCTCGCACGGCAACGCCCACCCCAACTTCCTCGTCCTGTTCATGATTCCGGTGATCATCGACCGGGCGCTGCGGCTGTGCGAGGGGCGCCGGGTGGTGCGCGACGGGGTGCTGCTCGGCCTGTTCGCTGCGTACCAGATCTTCCTCGGCGAGGAACCGCTGCTGCTCGCGGCCGTCGGCATGCTGCTCTTCGCGCTGTCGTACGCGCCGGCCCGCCGCGACGTCGCCCGAGTGGCGTGGCGGCCGCTGCTGAGCGGGCTCGGTATCGGCGTGGCCGTCGCCGTCCCGCTGGTGGCGTTCCCGCTGTGGTGGCAGTTCTTCGGCCCGCAGAGCTACACCGACGTGCTGCACGGCGACAACACCTTCAACAGCCCGCTGTCCTTCCTGGAGTTCTCGGGGCGGTCGCTGCTGGGGGACGAAGCGCGGGCGGATCTCCTCGCCATGAACCGCACCGAGCAGAACGCCTTCTACGGCTGGCCGTTGGTGGCGTTCACCGTGGCGGTGGTGGTGCGCCTGTGGCGTCTGGCGGTGGTCAGGGCGCTGGCGTTCACCGCCGTCGCGGCCGCCTTCCTGTCCCTGGGCGTGCACTTCCGCGTCCCGTACACGGACATCGTGCTGACCGGACCGTGGCGATGGCTGGCCGACCGGCCGCTGTTCGAGTCCGTCATCGAGTCACGGATGGCGATGATCTGCGCCCCGGCGCTCGGCATGCTGGTGGCGCTCGCGGCGGACCGTCTCCTCGCGACGCCCGTACGTGTGAACAGGCTGACCGGACTCGCCGCCCTGGCCGCCGCGCTCGTCCCCATCGCGCCGACCCCGTATCCCGTGCGGGAGCGCCCGGAGATCCCGGCGTTCGTCGCGGACGGCATGTACCGCGAGCACCTCGGGCCGGGCGAGACCCTGGTCCCGGTCCCGCTGCCGGACCCGGGCAACGCGGAGGCGCTGCACTGGCAGTCGGCGACCGGGCTCGGCTTCCGGGTGCCCGGTGGATACTTCAACGGGCCCTGGGGCCCGGACCGTATCGGCATCTACGGTGCTTCCCCCCGCCACACCTCCAACCTCCTGCGTGACATCCGCTACGGCGCCCCCGTACCCGAGATCGGCGCCAACTGGCGGGCCCAGGCCCGTGCGGACCTGGAGTACTGGCGGGCGGGGGTGGTGGTGCTGCCGCCGCAGGACAACGACGGGCCGCTGCACGAGGCGGTCGCGAAACTGCTGGGCAGCCCGGGGGAGCGCATCGGCGGAGTGTGGGTATGGGATCTGCACACCCTCGATGACGATTCCGACGCCGATTCCGATTCCAGCGCCCGCGACGGCTGA
- a CDS encoding aspartate aminotransferase family protein: MTPLTPHVAPDPQAGAAVKAADRAHVFHSWSAQGLIDPLAVAGAEGSYFWDYDGKRYLDFTSGLVYTNIGYQHPKVVAAIQEQAGRLATFAPAFAVDVRSEAARLIAERTPGDLDKIFFTNGGAEAVENAVRMARLHTGRTKVLSAYRSYHGATSTAINLTGDPRRWASDTASAGVVHFWAPFLYRSPFYATTEAEECARALTHLEDTIAFEGPGTIAAIILETIPGTAGIMTPPPGYLAGVREICDRHGIVFVLDEVMAGFGRTGTWFAADHYDVVPDLLTFAKGVNSGYVPLGGVAISAEIAATFDKRPYPGGLTYSGHPLACAAAVATIRAMEDEKVVEHAAHIGETVLGPGLRELADRHPSVGEVRGLGAFWALDLVRDRETREPLVPYNASGEAAAPMAAFGAACKANGLWPFINMNRTHAVPACNITEAEAKEGLAALDAALAVADEHTA, from the coding sequence GACCGCGCGCACGTCTTCCACTCGTGGTCCGCCCAGGGCCTGATCGACCCGCTCGCCGTGGCCGGCGCGGAGGGTTCGTACTTCTGGGACTACGACGGCAAGCGCTACCTCGACTTCACCAGTGGCCTCGTCTACACCAACATCGGCTACCAGCACCCGAAGGTCGTCGCCGCGATCCAGGAGCAGGCGGGGCGGCTGGCCACGTTCGCGCCCGCGTTCGCCGTCGACGTACGGTCCGAGGCCGCACGCCTCATAGCCGAGCGCACGCCCGGCGACCTGGACAAGATCTTCTTCACCAACGGCGGAGCCGAGGCCGTCGAGAACGCCGTGCGCATGGCCCGGCTGCACACGGGCCGTACGAAGGTGCTCTCCGCCTACCGCTCGTACCACGGCGCCACGTCCACGGCGATCAACCTCACCGGTGACCCGCGGCGCTGGGCCTCCGACACGGCCTCCGCCGGTGTCGTCCACTTCTGGGCGCCGTTCCTCTACCGCTCGCCGTTCTACGCCACGACCGAGGCGGAGGAGTGCGCGCGGGCGCTGACCCACCTCGAGGACACGATCGCGTTCGAGGGTCCCGGGACCATCGCGGCGATCATCCTGGAGACCATCCCCGGCACCGCGGGCATCATGACCCCGCCGCCCGGGTACCTCGCGGGCGTCCGCGAGATCTGCGACCGGCACGGCATCGTCTTCGTCCTCGACGAGGTCATGGCGGGCTTCGGACGGACCGGCACATGGTTCGCCGCCGACCACTACGACGTCGTGCCCGACCTGTTGACCTTCGCGAAGGGCGTGAACTCCGGGTACGTGCCGCTCGGCGGCGTCGCGATCTCGGCGGAGATCGCGGCGACCTTCGACAAGCGGCCCTACCCCGGCGGGCTCACCTACTCCGGTCACCCGCTGGCCTGCGCGGCCGCCGTCGCCACGATCCGGGCGATGGAGGACGAGAAGGTCGTCGAGCACGCGGCGCACATCGGCGAGACCGTCCTCGGCCCGGGCCTGCGCGAACTGGCCGACCGCCACCCGTCGGTCGGCGAGGTCCGCGGCCTCGGCGCCTTCTGGGCGCTCGACCTCGTGCGCGACCGCGAGACCCGCGAGCCGCTCGTCCCGTACAACGCCTCGGGCGAGGCCGCCGCGCCCATGGCCGCCTTCGGCGCCGCCTGCAAGGCCAACGGCCTGTGGCCCTTCATCAACATGAACCGCACCCACGCCGTCCCGGCCTGCAACATCACCGAGGCGGAGGCGAAGGAGGGCCTCGCCGCGCTGGACGCCGCGCTGGCGGTGGCGGACGAGCACACGGCGTAG
- a CDS encoding SLATT domain-containing protein, protein MSQPEMQPGGSAREEDGVGVPANGGAPGSGGTARNDRDRDRDGDRVRDRDHDRVRDLAGRPFPLGDWGEPAERLDELYRWVEANALRTADWYLADRVRKRRGARALRAGTALGAVAGAALPLLDLTDVLAGAASWGYLSLLLGAACLACDRYFGLTTGWIRSVATAQAVHRRLQALQFDWASESVREVLGPTEGTAGEAAERCLNVLRRFSEDLTDLVRTETADWMIEFRAGPAPLLMQSATTQPRPDPAHPSGRFPLSPPTRPNMPRQRPPEAR, encoded by the coding sequence GTGAGTCAGCCGGAGATGCAGCCTGGGGGGTCGGCCCGGGAGGAGGACGGGGTCGGGGTCCCGGCGAACGGCGGTGCCCCGGGCTCCGGAGGCACCGCGCGCAACGATCGCGACCGCGACCGCGACGGTGATCGGGTCCGTGACCGCGACCACGACCGGGTCCGTGACCTGGCCGGACGGCCGTTCCCGCTCGGTGACTGGGGCGAGCCGGCGGAGCGCCTCGACGAGCTGTACCGCTGGGTGGAGGCCAACGCGCTGCGCACCGCGGACTGGTATCTCGCCGACCGCGTCCGCAAGCGCCGTGGCGCCCGCGCGCTGCGCGCCGGGACGGCGCTGGGCGCGGTCGCGGGCGCGGCGCTGCCCCTGCTGGACCTCACGGACGTGCTGGCCGGCGCGGCGAGCTGGGGCTACCTTTCGCTGCTGCTCGGCGCGGCCTGTCTGGCCTGCGACCGGTACTTCGGCCTGACCACGGGCTGGATAAGGAGCGTGGCCACGGCCCAGGCCGTGCACCGCCGCCTCCAGGCGCTCCAGTTCGACTGGGCCTCCGAGAGCGTGCGGGAGGTCCTCGGCCCCACGGAGGGCACGGCCGGCGAGGCGGCGGAACGCTGCCTGAACGTGCTGCGCCGTTTCTCGGAGGACCTCACGGACCTGGTCCGCACCGAGACCGCCGACTGGATGATCGAATTCCGCGCGGGCCCCGCGCCTCTGCTGATGCAGTCGGCGACCACCCAGCCCCGCCCCGACCCCGCCCATCCCTCGGGCCGCTTCCCGCTGTCCCCGCCGACCCGTCCGAACATGCCGAGGCAGCGCCCGCCGGAGGCGCGGTAA
- a CDS encoding GntR family transcriptional regulator, translating to MPASGAVTRNTLRQQIADALRDEVLAGRLQPGQEFTVKQIAEQYGVSATPVREALVDLAGQGLLDSNQHRGYQVHRFSVEDFRGMIEARSLIVDGIFREGGGPRAHLASGVALVSVRRRAEEAARAARCGELNVLIGYDLRFWRELGTLVTNSYIADFLHRLRVQSWVFAVPHLRAEPELGEWLWSGHEELVDAMTLGDADAIHAVIASHDDLALKWADRLERQSA from the coding sequence ATGCCCGCGAGCGGAGCTGTGACCCGCAACACCCTGCGGCAGCAGATCGCCGACGCGCTGCGTGACGAAGTCCTCGCCGGGCGTCTCCAGCCCGGCCAGGAGTTCACGGTCAAGCAGATCGCCGAGCAGTACGGCGTGTCCGCCACCCCCGTACGCGAGGCGCTCGTCGATCTCGCCGGCCAGGGACTGCTCGACTCCAACCAGCACCGCGGCTACCAGGTGCACCGATTCTCCGTCGAGGACTTCCGCGGCATGATCGAGGCCCGCTCGCTCATCGTCGACGGCATCTTCCGCGAGGGCGGTGGCCCGCGCGCCCACCTGGCGAGCGGCGTCGCGCTCGTCTCCGTACGCCGCCGCGCGGAGGAGGCGGCACGGGCCGCCCGCTGCGGGGAGCTGAACGTACTCATCGGCTACGACCTGCGGTTCTGGCGCGAGCTCGGCACCCTGGTCACCAACAGCTACATCGCCGACTTCCTGCACCGCCTCCGCGTCCAGTCCTGGGTCTTCGCCGTCCCCCACCTCCGCGCCGAGCCCGAGCTCGGCGAGTGGCTGTGGAGCGGGCACGAGGAGCTGGTCGACGCGATGACCCTCGGCGACGCCGACGCCATCCACGCCGTGATCGCGTCGCACGACGACCTCGCTCTGAAGTGGGCGGACCGCCTGGAGCGGCAGTCGGCGTGA
- a CDS encoding YbaB/EbfC family nucleoid-associated protein produces the protein MIPGGGQPNMQQLLQQAQKMQQDLARAQEELAATEVEGQAGGGLVRATVTGSGDLRGLVIDPKAVDPEDTETLADLVLAAVQAATENAQQLQQQKLGPLTQGLGGGSGIPGLPF, from the coding sequence GTGATTCCCGGTGGTGGGCAGCCCAATATGCAGCAGTTGCTTCAGCAGGCCCAGAAGATGCAGCAGGACCTCGCCCGTGCGCAGGAGGAGCTTGCGGCGACCGAGGTCGAGGGGCAGGCCGGCGGAGGTCTCGTGAGGGCGACCGTCACCGGCTCCGGTGACCTGCGGGGCCTCGTCATCGACCCCAAGGCCGTCGACCCCGAGGACACCGAGACCCTCGCCGATCTCGTCCTCGCCGCCGTCCAGGCCGCCACCGAGAACGCGCAGCAGCTGCAGCAGCAGAAGCTCGGCCCGCTCACCCAGGGACTGGGTGGCGGCAGCGGGATCCCGGGACTGCCCTTCTAA